A genomic window from Manduca sexta isolate Smith_Timp_Sample1 chromosome 5, JHU_Msex_v1.0, whole genome shotgun sequence includes:
- the LOC115444621 gene encoding insulin gene enhancer protein ISL-1 isoform X2 has translation MVMASGGGGGLVQSPPDMIHHHNIMDTSSHVEMMPKKLRLSLCVGCGGQIHDQYILRVAPDLEWHAACLKCQECRQFLDESCTCFVRDGKTYCKRDYTRLFGTKCDKCGSSFSKNDFVMRAKTKIYHIDCFRCCACARQLIPGDEFALREGGALYCREDHDVLEKSANTSGASSGNAESNNNTTLSNNNSHHPHELGSMSDSGSESGSHKSGRARTTAAADGKPTRVRTVLNEKQLHTLRTCYAANPRPDALMKEQLVEMTGLSPRVIRVWFQNKRCKDKKKTIQLKMQMQQEKEGRRLGYMSMGVPLVAGSPVRHEPAGSLALEVTAYQPPWKALSDFALHADLDRAPHHSAAFQQLVSQMHGYDVPSLPPPRPPHGGEDNYVTYLESDDSLPPSP, from the exons AAAAACTCCGGCTGTCCTTATGCGTGGGTTGCGGTGGTCAGATCCACGACCAGTACATCCTGCGAGTGGCGCCGGACCTGGAGTGGCACGCCGCCTGCCTCAAGTGCCAGGAGTGCCGCCAGTTCCTCGACGAGTCGTGCACTTGCTTCGTTAGAGACGGGAAGACTTACTGCAAACGGGATTATACTAG GTTATTCGGAACAAAATGCGACAAGTGTGGATCGTCGTTTAGCAAAAACGACTTCGTGATGAGGGCAAAGACGAAAATATACCACATAGACTGCTTCAGGTGTTGTGCGTGCGCGAGACAGCTTATACCAG GTGACGAATTCGCGTTAAGAGAAGGCGGGGCCTTGTATTGTAGAGAAGATCACGACGTATTAGAAAAG AGTGCAAACACAAGCGGTGCCAGCAGCGGCAATGCGGAGAGCAACAACAACACAACACTTAGTAACAACAACTCACACCATCCCCACGAGCTCGGCTCAATGTCCG ATTCGGGCAGCGAGTCTGGCTCTCACAAGAGCGGCCGGGCTCGGACCACCGCCGCTGCAGACGGCAAACCGACCAGAGTTCGCACTGTTCTTAACGAGAAACAACTGCATACACTCAG GACATGCTACGCAGCAAATCCTCGTCCAGACGCACTAATGAAGGAACAACTGGTAGAGATGACGGGACTCAGCCCGCGCGTCATTCGCGTCTGGTTCCAGAACAAACGGTGCAAGGACAAGAAGAAGACAATCCAGCTCAAGATGCAAATGCAGCAGGAAAAG GAAGGTCGTCGCCTGGGGTACATGTCGATGGGGGTGCCCCTAGTGGCAGGGTCCCCGGTGCGTCATGAGCCCGCAGGGTCCCTCGCACTGGAGGTGACGGCATACCAACCCCCGTGGAAGGCGCTATCGGATTTCGCCCTTCATGCTGATCTCGATCGGGCCCCTCATCACAGCGCGGCTTTCCAGCAGTTGGTTAGTCAG atgcATGGCTATGACGTGCCGTCGCTCCCTCCTCCGCGGCCACCTCATGGTGGAGAAGACAACTACGTCACGTATCTGGAGAGCGATGACAGTCTGCCCCCCTCGCCCTAG
- the LOC115444621 gene encoding insulin gene enhancer protein ISL-1 isoform X1, which produces MVMASGGGGGLVQSPPDMIHHHNIMDTSSHVEMMPKKLRLSLCVGCGGQIHDQYILRVAPDLEWHAACLKCQECRQFLDESCTCFVRDGKTYCKRDYTRLFGTKCDKCGSSFSKNDFVMRAKTKIYHIDCFRCCACARQLIPGDEFALREGGALYCREDHDVLEKSANTSGASSGNAESNNNTTLSNNNSHHPHELGSMSDSGSESGSHKSGRARTTAAADGKPTRVRTVLNEKQLHTLRTCYAANPRPDALMKEQLVEMTGLSPRVIRVWFQNKRCKDKKKTIQLKMQMQQEKVMSFDEGRRLGYMSMGVPLVAGSPVRHEPAGSLALEVTAYQPPWKALSDFALHADLDRAPHHSAAFQQLVSQMHGYDVPSLPPPRPPHGGEDNYVTYLESDDSLPPSP; this is translated from the exons AAAAACTCCGGCTGTCCTTATGCGTGGGTTGCGGTGGTCAGATCCACGACCAGTACATCCTGCGAGTGGCGCCGGACCTGGAGTGGCACGCCGCCTGCCTCAAGTGCCAGGAGTGCCGCCAGTTCCTCGACGAGTCGTGCACTTGCTTCGTTAGAGACGGGAAGACTTACTGCAAACGGGATTATACTAG GTTATTCGGAACAAAATGCGACAAGTGTGGATCGTCGTTTAGCAAAAACGACTTCGTGATGAGGGCAAAGACGAAAATATACCACATAGACTGCTTCAGGTGTTGTGCGTGCGCGAGACAGCTTATACCAG GTGACGAATTCGCGTTAAGAGAAGGCGGGGCCTTGTATTGTAGAGAAGATCACGACGTATTAGAAAAG AGTGCAAACACAAGCGGTGCCAGCAGCGGCAATGCGGAGAGCAACAACAACACAACACTTAGTAACAACAACTCACACCATCCCCACGAGCTCGGCTCAATGTCCG ATTCGGGCAGCGAGTCTGGCTCTCACAAGAGCGGCCGGGCTCGGACCACCGCCGCTGCAGACGGCAAACCGACCAGAGTTCGCACTGTTCTTAACGAGAAACAACTGCATACACTCAG GACATGCTACGCAGCAAATCCTCGTCCAGACGCACTAATGAAGGAACAACTGGTAGAGATGACGGGACTCAGCCCGCGCGTCATTCGCGTCTGGTTCCAGAACAAACGGTGCAAGGACAAGAAGAAGACAATCCAGCTCAAGATGCAAATGCAGCAGGAAAAGGTGATGAGCTTTGAT GAAGGTCGTCGCCTGGGGTACATGTCGATGGGGGTGCCCCTAGTGGCAGGGTCCCCGGTGCGTCATGAGCCCGCAGGGTCCCTCGCACTGGAGGTGACGGCATACCAACCCCCGTGGAAGGCGCTATCGGATTTCGCCCTTCATGCTGATCTCGATCGGGCCCCTCATCACAGCGCGGCTTTCCAGCAGTTGGTTAGTCAG atgcATGGCTATGACGTGCCGTCGCTCCCTCCTCCGCGGCCACCTCATGGTGGAGAAGACAACTACGTCACGTATCTGGAGAGCGATGACAGTCTGCCCCCCTCGCCCTAG